A window of Ruminococcus champanellensis 18P13 = JCM 17042 contains these coding sequences:
- a CDS encoding glycosyltransferase family 2 protein: protein MSSIIYIVVPCYNEEAVLHETSSRLAEKMHSLMQAGKISPLSRVMFVNDGSKDRTWEIIEELVAGDTLFQGVKLSRNKGHQNALLAGLMTAKDHCDAAISMDADLQDDINAVDEMIEKFDGGCDIVYGVRSERKTDTFFKKFTAQGYYKLLAMMGVDIVYNHADYRLMSRRALQNLESFGEVNLFLRGVVPMIGYKTDKVYYERAERFAGESKYPLKKMLAFAMEGITSLSVKPIRFITSTGFVIFVISLLMLIYSLVRYFMGATIPGWTSLAVSVWAIGGLQLLAIGVVGEYIGKIYLETKHRPKYIVETYLHRDE from the coding sequence ATGAGTAGTATTATTTACATCGTTGTTCCATGCTATAACGAGGAGGCTGTGCTGCACGAAACCTCCAGCCGTCTGGCGGAGAAGATGCACAGTCTGATGCAGGCGGGGAAGATCTCCCCCTTGAGCCGGGTCATGTTCGTCAATGACGGCTCCAAGGATCGTACCTGGGAGATCATTGAGGAGCTGGTGGCAGGGGATACCCTGTTCCAGGGGGTGAAGCTGTCCCGGAACAAGGGGCATCAGAATGCGCTGCTGGCAGGGCTGATGACTGCCAAGGATCACTGCGACGCAGCCATTTCCATGGACGCTGACCTGCAGGATGACATCAACGCCGTGGATGAGATGATCGAAAAGTTTGACGGAGGCTGCGATATTGTGTACGGGGTGCGCAGCGAGCGGAAAACCGATACCTTCTTCAAGAAATTTACCGCCCAGGGCTATTACAAGCTCCTTGCCATGATGGGGGTGGACATCGTCTACAACCATGCGGATTACCGGCTCATGAGCCGCCGGGCATTGCAGAATCTGGAATCCTTCGGGGAAGTGAACCTGTTCCTGCGGGGGGTTGTACCCATGATCGGCTACAAGACGGATAAGGTGTACTACGAGCGTGCGGAGCGGTTCGCCGGGGAGTCCAAGTACCCCTTGAAGAAGATGCTTGCCTTCGCCATGGAGGGCATCACCTCCCTGTCCGTCAAGCCCATCCGCTTCATTACTTCCACCGGCTTTGTGATCTTTGTTATCAGTCTGCTGATGCTGATCTACAGTCTGGTGCGGTACTTTATGGGCGCTACCATTCCGGGCTGGACTTCCCTTGCGGTATCCGTCTGGGCGATCGGCGGCTTGCAGCTCCTTGCCATCGGCGTGGTAGGGGAGTACATCGGCAAGATCTATCTGGAAACCAAGCACCGACCCAAATACATCGTGGAAACCTATCTCCACCGGGATGAATGA
- the mnmA gene encoding tRNA 2-thiouridine(34) synthase MnmA gives MKKVMIGMSGGVDSSVAALRLQQEGYDVTGVTLKLFGDEDIIQAPDATRTCCALRDVEDARSVAYRLGFEHLVFNFKDAFRSHVMQPFCDSYLRGETPNPCIDCNRHIKFDAMLRRAEALGYDYIATGHYAVRRQDPATGRYLLCRPKDRSKDQTYVLYNLTQHQLAHTLFPLGDLEKAQVRQMAEAAGLVNSHKPDSQDICFVPDGDYAGYIRHATGAEIQPGDFLDTTGNPIGRHRGLIHYTIGQRKGLGLSLGRPAYVVGKDAASNTVTIGAESDLYTDSFTVRELNWISIPALTAPMQVTVKTRYSQTEVPCRIEPMEDGTCRAVFEAPQRAVTAGQSAVFYDGDTVVGGGIIRR, from the coding sequence ATGAAAAAGGTCATGATCGGCATGAGCGGCGGCGTGGACAGCTCCGTTGCCGCCCTGCGGCTCCAGCAGGAGGGATACGACGTAACAGGCGTGACCCTGAAGCTGTTCGGGGACGAGGATATCATCCAGGCGCCGGATGCCACCCGTACCTGCTGCGCCCTCCGGGACGTGGAGGATGCCCGGAGCGTTGCCTACCGGCTGGGCTTTGAGCATCTGGTATTCAACTTCAAGGACGCTTTCCGCAGTCATGTAATGCAGCCCTTCTGTGACAGCTACCTGCGAGGGGAGACCCCCAACCCCTGCATCGACTGCAACCGGCATATTAAATTTGACGCCATGCTCCGCCGGGCGGAGGCACTGGGATATGACTATATTGCCACGGGGCACTATGCGGTACGGCGGCAGGATCCGGCAACGGGACGGTATCTGCTGTGCCGCCCCAAAGACCGGAGCAAGGATCAGACCTATGTGCTGTACAATCTGACCCAGCATCAGCTTGCCCACACCCTGTTCCCTCTGGGGGATCTGGAAAAGGCGCAGGTGCGGCAGATGGCGGAGGCGGCAGGGCTGGTAAACTCCCACAAGCCGGACAGCCAGGACATCTGCTTTGTGCCGGATGGGGATTATGCCGGGTACATCCGCCATGCCACGGGGGCGGAGATCCAGCCCGGAGACTTTCTGGATACAACCGGCAACCCCATCGGCAGGCACCGGGGGCTGATCCACTACACCATCGGACAGCGAAAGGGACTGGGACTGTCCCTGGGGCGGCCTGCCTATGTGGTGGGGAAGGATGCAGCATCCAACACGGTGACCATCGGGGCGGAATCCGATCTGTACACGGACAGCTTTACGGTGCGGGAGCTGAACTGGATCTCCATTCCGGCATTGACCGCTCCCATGCAGGTGACGGTCAAGACCCGGTACAGCCAGACGGAGGTGCCCTGCCGGATCGAGCCGATGGAGGATGGCACCTGCCGGGCAGTTTTTGAAGCGCCCCAGCGTGCGGTCACTGCCGGACAGTCCGCCGTGTTCTACGATGGGGATACAGTGGTCGGCGGCGGCATCATCCGCAGATAA